The following DNA comes from Marichromatium purpuratum 984.
CAGATTTTTCTCGATCAGAAGATCCTGCGCATCGAGAAACTGTGAATCGATCCGGGGACCGACGAACGGAACACTCCCCATTAGGAGGCTGCAACTTTGGCGAGAATCATCGTAATCACCTCGGGTAAGGGCGGGGTCGGCAAGACGACCACTGCCGCCGCGCTGGCCATGGGACTGGCCCAGAAGGGTAAGCGCACGGCGGTGGTCGACTTCGACGTGGGGTTGCGCAACCTCGACCTGATCATGGGTTGCGAGCGACGCGTCGTCTATGACTTCGTCAACGTCATCAAGGAGGAGGCAACCCTCAACCAGGCGCTGATCCGCGACAAGCGCAGCGACCACCTCTACATCCTTCCGGCCTCGCAGACCCGCGACAAGGACGCGCTGGCCAAGGACGCGGTGGGGCGAGTGCTCGAGGAACTCTCCGACAGCTTCGACTTCGTCGTCTGCGATTCGCCCGCCGGGATCGAGCATGGCGCGACCATGGCGATGTACTATGCCGATGATGCCATCGTGGTCACCAATCCAGAGGTCTCCTCGGTGCGTGACTCCGATCGCATGCTCGGTATCCTGTCGAGCAAGTCGCGCCGCGCCGAGAACGGCGAGGAGCCGATTCGCGAGCACCTGCTGCTGACCCGCTATGATCCGCGTCGGGTCGACAACGGCGATATGCTCAGTGTCGAGGACGTGCAGGAGATCCTGTCGTTGAGCCTGCTCGGGGTGATCCCCGAGTCCAAGGCGGTGCTGAGCGCCTCCAACGCCGGTGTCCCGGTGATCCTCGATCGTGACAGCGATGCCGGACAGGCTTACGCTGACACGGTATCGCGCTATCTTGGGGAGGATATCCCGCACCGCTTCACCGAAGCGGAGAAGAAGGGCTTCCTGAGCCGTCTATTCAAAGGGTGACCCATGGGCCTACTCGACTACTTCCGCTCCTCGCAGCCGAAGGGCTCCGCCAACGTTGCCAAGGAACGGCTGCAGATCCTGGTGGCGCACGACCGGGCCGCGCGCGACCGCCCCTCCTATCTGCCCAAGCTGCAGCAGGAGATCATCGACGTCATCCGCAAGTACGTCGATGTCGACATGAATGCGGTCTCGGTCAACTACGAGCAGGAAGACGCCCACGAGGTGCTGGAACTCAATATCGTGTTGCCGGAGGCGGCGCAGCAGCGGCTGGCGCCCTGAGCGCGCGCCGCTGCTGTCTGTTTGAGTCTCAGGCCGCGTTTCCCAGCAGTCGTTCGAGAAT
Coding sequences within:
- the minD gene encoding septum site-determining protein MinD produces the protein MARIIVITSGKGGVGKTTTAAALAMGLAQKGKRTAVVDFDVGLRNLDLIMGCERRVVYDFVNVIKEEATLNQALIRDKRSDHLYILPASQTRDKDALAKDAVGRVLEELSDSFDFVVCDSPAGIEHGATMAMYYADDAIVVTNPEVSSVRDSDRMLGILSSKSRRAENGEEPIREHLLLTRYDPRRVDNGDMLSVEDVQEILSLSLLGVIPESKAVLSASNAGVPVILDRDSDAGQAYADTVSRYLGEDIPHRFTEAEKKGFLSRLFKG
- the minE gene encoding cell division topological specificity factor MinE, translated to MGLLDYFRSSQPKGSANVAKERLQILVAHDRAARDRPSYLPKLQQEIIDVIRKYVDVDMNAVSVNYEQEDAHEVLELNIVLPEAAQQRLAP